In Notolabrus celidotus isolate fNotCel1 chromosome 5, fNotCel1.pri, whole genome shotgun sequence, the genomic window CTCATCCAGAGGCTCCTGTGTTTTTTGTATCCGTAGTGGTTACACAAACCTATCCGGGTTgttatgaaaaagactgaaCTACCTGTATGATGCCGACAGAAGCAGCATTGAGGGTGACGCCGCTCTTGTCCGACACTTAATTATGTTTCAGATCACAGTCTGAATTTTGTACCAGTTCTTCACAGCCTGTCACGTTGCAACACACgtaaacaagaagaaaaatccAGCTTTCTTTGCTCGTTTATTAAAAAAAGCTCCTCACACATTCCAGCAGATATTCTTCATTGTGTCACAGAATGAAAACAGCatgttgtaaaagaaaaaagcatgaAACAATCACTCCATTGTACACATGTTTGTTGGTACACAGCTGCTATGGTATTCTTGTCTGACCTGATGGTAGTTTAAGTCGATTGCATGACTAGCTTGGTAAATCATACAGCAGTGAAAACCTCTTATTTTATGCACCAAGGTGGAAAGTGACATAAAGCATTAAGTCAGGAGCcagattatatatatatacacaccgcAGTGAGCACAGCATTGGTATTATCTGAGCTGGAACACAAAGTAGACCAACCTGATGCCAAACCTCTGTGACTCACTGCACCAGAACCTGTTCTTATGAGGAGGTGATTAAGTAAACACAAGAAGCAGCTGTAATGATGATCAGGCGGCCACTGTGTATCCCTTCTGTCAGCCAGTTCAAACAGGGATTCAAAACGGTGCAGGTAAAAGCAACCAGTCCAGTTCCGTATGAGTCACAGACTCCAGTTTGTGTCACTCTGGCCCGTCAGTGTGTCATGACTTTTCAGCAGCTTCCTCCATCTCTGCATCTGCGTTTTCTTGCTCCGGGTCACCAGGTAGAGCACCCGAGACGATCTGGATGAGCTCCTCGATCTGCTCCTCTGAGAGCCGCTCTTCACTCTCCTCCACCAgctgaaaacaaacaggaaatgaattAGACCATCTCCGCCAGACTCAGTTACAAAAACTCTTGatatttgattttaagattgcgcttttaacgtacaaggccctaactggattggcaccatcctactcaacccagctcgagcactgaggtcaacaaaccagctgctcctggatgtgcctaaaagttgccttaaaacccggggagaccgagcctttgcagcagcggccccaaAGCTTTGGAATGGCTTGCCagtccaattaagatcggccccaactgttgaatgttttaaatctttgttgaagacacatctcttctctttggccttctcctcgtgaagaggacattaatatcctgttatgttgttgtttattgttgtcttcatgtactttttactttttaccttgtaaaagcactttggccaacactggttctttttaaatgtgctatataaataaagttgacttgacttgactttatcCTGGTTTTTACTGCTGTGTCAAATCGATGGTGTAACCTACGTGCGTAAGTGTGCATAGCTCCTGGCCTGTGGCTcttttcccgcatgtcattcccccactctctcccagtttcctacactatccactgtcctctccctctatcaataaaggtgtaaaagccccaaaaatataacttgattTAACTGTGCATAGCTCCTGTATCTACTTGGCCTTGGCACGTAGCAAAGCGTCAACATGCGGTCTAAAAATAGGAGTCCACcgcagttgaccaaagtgctgtacaagcttcaaaacacaatcaataaaaacaaatattagttAAAAAAGAATCGATATTAAAAATCCAATAGATAACACAAGAAATCCACAAGaaataaaagctaaataaaaTGTCAGTATGTATTAAAAGCCAACGCAAAGAGGTGATTTAagcaaagatttaaaactctcaatgagcggcaacctcgggtctaaaaacatgagtccaatgtggaagcgttaaaaactgcagttcatcgagtgtccacttgaggctggctgcaggaagtaccagaaaccacatacacaccaattcaaaaaagccgatctttacagcagaaataaacatgtttacagcctggtacaaaagacgagtgtagtctggatagctcatttctcaatcggcacacactgtacgggcggtgaattattttctaacgcagcaatttcgaagatattgagattaagagtcttccaatgagaggcacagctgacttgattgacaggcgggaacactgtagctgttggctaggaggctcaaagcctgcccagcaatatggctgccgccgccgcctgaCTTCaagacagcgcttcagaaacagaagggtgacgtcacggatactacgtccattatctatacagtcacATGCATGTAGCCGATGTGCACCTCTTCCAAAAATGTAATGACAGGTCGAATCGATGCAGACCAcaagtcctgtgattggtccacttggctgcattgtatttcctgtgtATTTCTTTTGCTTTGCTGTTTCTATTGACTTCAAATTGACCTCAAACAGCATAAGTGCTACATCAGGTTTTCAGGTCTAAATGATAGTGAGGAATCAGAGCAGGGATTTCAACGCTCAGATATGATGTAACATGAGAGCAGTAAACATGACAGAGCATGTTTGTGTCTCCAAACCAGCCCGAGGTCAGTTTCTAGCTGTGGAAATATGCTTTTCATCTGAGTGAGTCCAGATTGCTGCAGGGCCGTTCCACTTTTCCATGCACCCTGCGACAGGTTATTGATGTCCCTGGTAATGGAAAGTCTGACCGGGGTGTACGAGCTGTCCATGCTCTGCTGAGAGGTGGAGCTCCATAAAAGCATCAGTGACACTCAGACATTTCAGAAGGCTCCACCACTCAGAGGCTTCAGCAATCaactcattaaagttactaaccatagacctttctggagtccctgagctcccttgtctcgtaggatctctgccgtaggcggcctgctgctgtggacgttccagactccagctgctacaactactactatccaactcaccactatcatctctctctctcttcatctccctctatccctctctccaacacggtctcagcagatgtgtgtctaacatgagtctggtcctgctggaggtttctgcctgttaaaggaagtttgtccttgccactgtaacttgctaaatgctgcaaagtgctctgctcatggtggattaagatgagatcagactgagtcctgtctgtaagatgggactggatgttATCTGgtcttgattttgggtctttgttaataatagaacatagagtacggtctagacctgctctgtttggaaagagtctgaggataacatttgttgtgttttggtgctatataaataaagattgatgactacagatttagaaaaactcattcatgcttttatttcctctgacCTTGACTTCTATAATTCCCTATCTTAATCAGAAATCCATCCACCGACAtccaaactaaaacattttCCCGTTAATGTTGGCTACCTGTTGTTTAAGGATTTATTTTAAGACacatctctgagcttttatccccctatgagccaggacgcagtctgagatcctctggtaATGCTCTGCTGGCTGTTTCAAGGTCTCTAGACTGAAGACTAAAGGTGTCAGAGCCCActgactgtggaacagcctTCCAGGGgagatcattttgtttttgctacTCAACACACACCTTTAtaataaagcttttattctgtgaatTTTCCCtaattttgtgtgtgttacctctctacttttattgttttgagaagccctttgttacttgtattgaaaagtgttaTACAGATAAAAGTAAAGTTATTATTAAGGATCATTAAGGCTGCATAAAATATCACCTGATCAAgcaagtctttgtttttatcaaggaCTGAATATCAGTGGTtgataacaaataaaaaaaagctaaaacaaTACGTATCAGTAATTCAGGACAACAAAGCAAACACTCACAAGCTGAATTTCCACTGCTGTCTGTGGCCGATGGTTCAGGATCATTAATTTCTCTGCCCTGATGAGTGAAAAACATCagataatgaatgaatgaatgaatgaatgaatgtcgTGTTTCAAAGTGAAACTGTGTGAGACTTTGTGAGGCTCACTGACTTGGTGAGTTTTTGAGGCATCATGGTGTTCAGGAACTCTTTGACGATCTCTGGACTCTGCCTGCTGCACGGCGTCTTTGACAGATGCTTCAGCGTCTGCGTGGAAGTGAAGAGGAAACCGTGAGCACGCTGTTTTTAAAGACGTTTGAACACGGCAGTAAACTCACAGAGCAGGTTCAAGTCCGCGCAGGAAGGG contains:
- the crcp gene encoding DNA-directed RNA polymerase III subunit RPC9, encoding MEVKNASAAMLSNYEVFKLLTDLKEQRKDSGKNKHSTGQQNLNTIMYETLKHLSKTPCSRQSPEIVKEFLNTMMPQKLTKAEKLMILNHRPQTAVEIQLLVEESEERLSEEQIEELIQIVSGALPGDPEQENADAEMEEAAEKS